ACAGTGAAGATGAATACCCAAACAACGTCGATGAAGTGCCAGTACAGGCTGGCAACATAGAACTTAGGAGCATTGTAAAGGCTTAATCCCCTCTTGCTGTTGCGGATCATTAAAGTAGTGATCCACAGTAAACCAAATGCAACGTGACCACCATGGAAGCCGACTAATGTATAGAAAGCTGAACCAAAGGCGCTGCTTGTAAAGCTATGATGGAATTCATGCACATAGTGATTGAACTCATAAATTTCCAATCCTAGGAATCCAAGTCCAAGCAAAACAGTAATTCCAAGCCATAGCTGCATCTTTTTAAAGTTAAAATTCTTCATGTGGTACATAGCGTACACGCTTGTTAACGAGCTTGTTAATAATAGCATCGTCATAATGAATGCCAATGGAATTTCAAACAAGTCCTTCGCTAAAGCCATATCACTGCTAGGTACTTTATCTTTTAAAGCAAGGTATGTTGCGAAGAGGGATGCGAATAGAACCGTCTCTCCCCCAAGGAAAAACCAGAAACCTAAGAATTTGTTCTTGGCTTCGAGGGTTTGCTTTTCAGGCGACGCCGGCCAAGTTTCATAAGTCATTTTTTGTTCAGCAGCCATTATGCCTTAACCCCCTTATCATTATTATCTTCCAAATCTTCTTTATGAATGTGGTATCCATGATCATCCTTAACAGAACGAACAAACATAGAACCTAAGGTAATAAGCATACCAGCGATCAGGACTGGAATACCCCAGCTATGCTCCGCTCGGTACATTGCACCAAATGCAGCAACAAATAGACCTAAAGAAATTACAAATGGAATGAAAGAGTTGTTTGGCATATGAATATCACCAAGCGGTTCAGCAGGTGACATGCCTTTTTTGCCTTCCATTTTTTCAAGCCAATATGCATCAAGACCGCGAACCAGCGGA
This window of the Cytobacillus pseudoceanisediminis genome carries:
- a CDS encoding cytochrome (ubi)quinol oxidase subunit III, whose product is MAAEQKMTYETWPASPEKQTLEAKNKFLGFWFFLGGETVLFASLFATYLALKDKVPSSDMALAKDLFEIPLAFIMTMLLLTSSLTSVYAMYHMKNFNFKKMQLWLGITVLLGLGFLGLEIYEFNHYVHEFHHSFTSSAFGSAFYTLVGFHGGHVAFGLLWITTLMIRNSKRGLSLYNAPKFYVASLYWHFIDVVWVFIFTVVYLMGMVG